In the genome of Bacillus sp. S3, one region contains:
- a CDS encoding CcdC family protein, whose translation MNYVLISSIGAVLMGFFALFVRMKAAKKPANVKKIIMPPIFMSTGALMYIVPEFRLTPMEILEAVIVGMVFSILLIKTSKFEVRDNDIYLKRSKAFIFILIGLLVLRLALKTILSSTIDIGQLSGMFFLLAFSMIVPWRVAMYRSYMKLYNELHGIKMI comes from the coding sequence ATGAATTACGTTCTTATTTCTTCAATCGGAGCAGTTTTGATGGGCTTCTTTGCGTTGTTTGTCCGCATGAAGGCAGCAAAGAAACCGGCAAATGTGAAAAAAATCATCATGCCGCCAATCTTTATGTCGACAGGGGCCTTGATGTATATCGTTCCGGAATTTAGACTTACCCCAATGGAAATTTTAGAGGCTGTCATCGTCGGAATGGTATTTTCGATCTTACTTATCAAAACCTCTAAATTCGAAGTTCGCGACAATGATATTTATTTAAAGCGCTCAAAGGCGTTTATCTTTATTCTAATTGGCTTGTTAGTCCTACGACTTGCTTTAAAAACCATTTTAAGCAGCACCATCGACATCGGTCAGCTAAGCGGCATGTTCTTCCTATTGGCATTCAGTATGATTGTGCCATGGCGCGTGGCGATGTATCGATCTTACATGAAACTTTATAATGAGCTCCATGGAATAAAAATGATTTAA
- a CDS encoding ABC transporter transmembrane domain-containing protein, which translates to MKVFLELGWFFKQEKKAYISGVLILLLVALLQLVPPKVIGIIADHINNGTVTKGMLIEWVLVLIAVGLAMYGLRYYWRIMIFGSAVKLSRILRNRLYQHFTKMSPSFYQKSRIGDLMAHATNDLSAIQQTAGAGVLTLVDSLSTGGFVILAMAFTISWKLTLICLIPMPFMALLTNWFGSMLHKSFYKAQEAFSSLNDKTQESITGIKVIKTFGQEQEDIEDFRKQSEDVVQKNIVVAKIDSLYDPTISIITGISFFLSIVFGAKYVHNGELTIGELISFTTYLGLLIWPMLAFGWLFNIVERGRASYDRVAKLLREKVEIMDDDQALDVVPCGDIYYRIAEFTYPGETRPILTNISFPLAQGETLGIVGKTGSGKTTLLKLLIREFEGYQGDILFGGKTLQDYKLEKLRKAIGYVPQDHFLFSATVAENIAFTDPTASMKEIETAAKLAYIHDDILQFTDGYETVVGERGVSLSGGQKQRISIARALIMNPEVLVLDDSLSAVDAKTEESILSSLRQNREGKTTIITSHRLSAIQHANLILVLEDGKVIERGTHEELMELDGWYKEMYVHQQLEELVEHGGR; encoded by the coding sequence ATGAAGGTTTTTTTAGAATTAGGCTGGTTTTTTAAACAGGAGAAAAAAGCGTACATATCAGGGGTTCTTATTTTATTGCTTGTTGCACTTTTACAATTAGTTCCTCCAAAAGTAATCGGGATCATTGCTGACCATATTAACAATGGCACGGTTACAAAAGGGATGCTGATCGAATGGGTATTGGTCCTGATTGCTGTTGGACTGGCGATGTATGGACTCCGATATTATTGGAGAATTATGATTTTTGGTTCAGCCGTTAAACTGAGCAGGATTTTAAGAAATCGTTTGTACCAGCATTTTACGAAAATGTCCCCTTCGTTTTATCAGAAAAGCAGGATTGGCGATTTAATGGCCCATGCGACGAATGACCTGTCCGCCATCCAGCAAACAGCAGGAGCAGGGGTTTTAACACTTGTGGATTCCCTATCGACCGGGGGATTTGTCATCCTTGCCATGGCCTTCACCATCAGCTGGAAGTTAACCTTGATTTGTTTGATCCCGATGCCGTTCATGGCATTGCTGACCAACTGGTTTGGATCCATGCTGCATAAAAGCTTTTACAAGGCCCAAGAGGCATTCTCTTCATTAAATGACAAAACCCAAGAAAGCATTACGGGGATAAAAGTCATTAAGACGTTTGGACAGGAGCAAGAAGATATTGAAGATTTCCGCAAGCAGTCAGAGGATGTCGTCCAGAAGAATATTGTCGTAGCGAAAATAGATTCCCTCTATGACCCTACCATTTCGATTATCACCGGTATTTCCTTTTTCCTATCGATTGTCTTTGGTGCAAAATACGTCCACAATGGTGAGTTAACAATCGGTGAATTAATCTCTTTTACAACTTATTTAGGCTTATTGATTTGGCCCATGCTGGCGTTTGGCTGGCTGTTTAACATTGTCGAACGAGGGCGTGCATCCTATGACCGTGTGGCCAAATTGCTTAGAGAAAAAGTAGAAATAATGGATGATGATCAAGCCTTAGATGTTGTGCCGTGTGGGGATATCTACTATAGGATTGCTGAATTTACCTATCCGGGTGAAACAAGGCCGATTTTAACAAATATTTCGTTTCCGCTTGCCCAAGGTGAAACTCTCGGCATCGTCGGCAAAACGGGTTCAGGAAAAACAACACTGTTGAAGCTGCTGATTCGGGAATTCGAGGGGTATCAAGGAGATATTCTGTTTGGCGGGAAAACACTCCAAGACTATAAACTGGAAAAGTTACGGAAGGCGATTGGTTATGTCCCGCAAGATCATTTCCTCTTCTCGGCGACGGTCGCTGAAAATATTGCCTTTACAGACCCAACAGCCTCGATGAAGGAAATTGAAACTGCTGCAAAATTAGCCTATATCCACGATGATATTCTTCAATTTACCGATGGATATGAAACAGTTGTAGGGGAACGGGGAGTGTCCTTATCAGGAGGACAAAAACAACGAATTTCGATTGCACGGGCCTTGATAATGAACCCGGAAGTGCTCGTTCTTGATGACTCATTGTCAGCGGTCGATGCCAAAACGGAGGAATCGATCCTTTCATCCTTAAGACAAAATCGCGAAGGTAAGACAACCATCATCACATCACACCGATTAAGTGCCATTCAGCACGCCAATCTCATACTCGTCTTAGAAGATGGAAAGGTCATCGAGAGAGGCACCCATGAGGAACTGATGGAATTAGACGGATGGTATAAGGAAATGTATGTACACCAGCAGTTAGAAGAGCTGGTCGAGCATGGAGGGCGTTAA
- a CDS encoding ABC transporter ATP-binding protein, with translation MDEKIQLSEREQRKVLFRLLSYTKPHKKIISFAFILLLLTTVGDIVLPLLVKIFIDDYLKPGKLEFQPLLILGSIYMGIQVVKAILMFFQFVKFQEIALYIIQQLRIDVFSKVQALGLKYFDKTPAGSIVSRVTNDTEAIKDMFVTVIATFIQSGFLLTGIFIAMFILDVKLALLCVVIIPILLFVMNLYRKLSSRFYLDMRERLSQLNAKLAESLSGMAIIQVFRQEKRLRNEFGDINEKHFNAGMKNIKIDGLLLRPAIDLIYIFALIMVLSYFGVNSFQHSIEIGVIYAFINYLDRFFEPVNQMMMRLSLYQQAIVAGSRVFKLLDEEDLAPAQREQKNISIDEGKIEFRNLTFSYDGKRDVLKNISFTANPGETVALVGHTGSGKSSIINLMMRFYEFERGEILVDGESIRNYTKPELREKMGLVLQDPFLFYGTVKDNIRLHNEEMTDEQVEEAARFVQAHLFINRLEDGFDHKVVERGATFSSGQRQLIAFARTIAANPKILVLDEATANIDTETEEAIQTALAKMRKGRTTIAIAHRLSTIQDADLILVLHQGEIVERGTHQELLAQEGLYHKMFLLQNGAMEHLNGVVH, from the coding sequence ATGGACGAGAAAATTCAGTTGTCAGAACGTGAACAAAGAAAGGTCTTATTCCGCCTGCTATCCTATACAAAGCCGCATAAAAAAATCATTAGCTTTGCCTTTATCTTGTTGCTGTTAACAACGGTTGGGGACATTGTCCTGCCACTTTTAGTCAAAATCTTTATTGATGATTATTTGAAACCCGGAAAGCTAGAGTTTCAACCGCTGCTGATTCTTGGTTCCATTTACATGGGAATACAAGTGGTAAAAGCGATTTTGATGTTTTTTCAATTTGTAAAGTTTCAAGAGATTGCCTTATATATTATCCAACAGCTGCGGATTGATGTTTTTTCAAAAGTTCAAGCTCTTGGGTTGAAGTATTTTGATAAAACACCTGCCGGCAGTATCGTGTCACGTGTAACGAATGATACAGAGGCAATCAAGGATATGTTTGTGACCGTAATTGCGACGTTTATTCAAAGCGGGTTTTTATTGACGGGTATATTTATTGCGATGTTTATCCTGGATGTTAAGCTGGCACTATTATGTGTGGTTATTATCCCAATTTTATTATTTGTTATGAATTTATACAGAAAATTAAGTTCGCGATTCTATTTGGATATGCGTGAACGACTAAGCCAGTTGAATGCGAAACTAGCCGAGTCATTGTCAGGCATGGCGATTATTCAAGTGTTTCGTCAGGAAAAACGTCTGCGAAACGAGTTTGGAGACATAAATGAGAAACACTTCAATGCAGGGATGAAAAATATTAAAATTGATGGGCTTTTATTAAGACCGGCGATTGACTTGATTTATATTTTTGCCCTGATTATGGTTCTCAGTTATTTCGGGGTTAACTCGTTCCAACATAGTATAGAAATCGGGGTCATCTATGCGTTTATCAATTATTTGGATCGTTTCTTTGAACCGGTAAACCAAATGATGATGCGGCTGTCCTTGTATCAGCAGGCGATTGTTGCCGGCTCAAGGGTATTTAAATTGCTTGATGAGGAGGATTTGGCTCCGGCTCAAAGGGAACAGAAGAACATTTCCATTGATGAGGGAAAAATTGAGTTCAGAAATTTAACTTTTTCCTATGATGGAAAGCGGGATGTACTAAAGAATATTTCCTTCACGGCCAATCCGGGTGAAACAGTCGCACTTGTCGGGCATACCGGCAGCGGCAAAAGTTCGATTATTAATCTGATGATGCGCTTTTACGAATTCGAACGTGGTGAGATTTTAGTAGATGGAGAGTCTATTCGCAACTATACCAAGCCTGAGCTTAGAGAGAAAATGGGACTTGTCCTCCAGGATCCGTTTTTATTTTACGGGACGGTAAAGGATAATATTCGGCTTCATAATGAAGAGATGACAGATGAACAAGTCGAAGAAGCAGCAAGATTTGTTCAAGCACATTTGTTTATTAACCGCCTGGAAGATGGCTTTGACCACAAAGTAGTGGAAAGAGGGGCGACCTTCTCAAGCGGGCAGCGGCAGTTAATTGCTTTCGCCAGAACGATTGCGGCAAATCCGAAAATATTGGTCTTGGATGAAGCGACAGCTAATATTGATACGGAGACAGAAGAAGCGATTCAAACGGCATTAGCTAAAATGCGAAAAGGCCGAACGACAATCGCGATCGCCCACCGTTTATCAACGATTCAGGATGCGGATCTCATTCTTGTGCTCCATCAAGGGGAAATTGTCGAACGGGGAACCCATCAGGAACTACTGGCACAAGAAGGCTTATATCATAAAATGTTCCTCTTGCAAAACGGAGCAATGGAGCACTTAAATGGAGTTGTCCATTAA
- a CDS encoding YneF family protein codes for MGTTGLVILVGILALAAGVALGFFIARKYMMSYLKKNPPINEQMLKMMMMQMGMKPSQKKINQMMSAMNKQQSK; via the coding sequence ATGGGTACTACTGGTCTTGTGATTCTAGTTGGTATACTGGCATTAGCAGCTGGTGTAGCGCTAGGATTTTTCATTGCTCGTAAATATATGATGAGCTACTTAAAGAAAAATCCGCCAATCAATGAACAAATGTTAAAAATGATGATGATGCAAATGGGTATGAAGCCTTCACAAAAGAAGATCAACCAAATGATGTCAGCCATGAACAAGCAGCAATCTAAATAA
- a CDS encoding aspartyl-phosphate phosphatase Spo0E family protein, whose amino-acid sequence MIKQELVALIEKKRAELIQVATTNGFTSSVAIRYSQELDNLLNEYNRNYIKKVSSSAC is encoded by the coding sequence GTGATCAAACAAGAATTAGTTGCATTAATTGAAAAAAAACGAGCTGAATTAATTCAAGTCGCCACAACCAACGGCTTCACTTCCTCCGTTGCAATTCGCTATAGCCAGGAACTCGATAACCTTTTAAATGAATATAATAGAAACTATATAAAAAAAGTTTCATCATCAGCTTGCTAA
- a CDS encoding VOC family protein, whose amino-acid sequence MANTNQKIVPHLWYDKEAKEAAEFYAAIFPDSKITDVTTIHNTPSGDSDIVSFELWGQKFMAISAGPFFKINPSVSFFVNFDPSREIDASDKINEVWNKLSEGGTVLMPIDQYPFSERYGWIQDKYGLSWQLILTNPEGEERPAIVPSFMFVGDQCGNAEEAIRFYLSVFKNAKQGLIARYPKGMEPDKEGTIMFSDFSLENQWFAAMDSAHEHKFSFNEAISFMVYCDTQEEIDYYWEKLSAVPEAEQCGWLKDNFGISWQIVPSEMDVMMSKGTPEQLARVTKAFLKMKKFDLVELQKAYKGE is encoded by the coding sequence ATGGCAAATACTAATCAAAAAATCGTTCCGCATTTATGGTATGACAAGGAGGCAAAAGAAGCAGCCGAGTTTTATGCTGCCATATTCCCGGATTCCAAAATTACAGATGTAACCACAATCCATAACACACCCTCAGGCGACTCTGATATCGTTTCTTTTGAGCTATGGGGGCAGAAGTTCATGGCAATCAGCGCGGGACCTTTTTTCAAGATCAATCCGTCGGTATCTTTCTTCGTTAATTTTGACCCATCCCGAGAAATAGACGCAAGCGATAAAATAAATGAGGTTTGGAACAAATTGTCCGAAGGTGGCACAGTGTTAATGCCGATTGATCAGTATCCGTTCAGTGAGAGGTATGGCTGGATTCAGGATAAGTATGGTTTGTCCTGGCAGTTAATCCTGACCAATCCAGAAGGAGAAGAGCGACCTGCAATAGTGCCATCATTTATGTTTGTAGGTGATCAATGCGGTAACGCGGAAGAGGCGATTCGTTTTTATTTATCCGTATTTAAGAACGCAAAGCAGGGTCTTATCGCCCGCTACCCTAAAGGCATGGAACCTGACAAAGAAGGAACAATTATGTTCTCTGATTTCAGCTTAGAAAATCAATGGTTTGCCGCAATGGATAGCGCGCACGAGCATAAATTCAGTTTTAACGAGGCAATCTCATTTATGGTGTACTGCGACACACAAGAAGAGATCGATTATTATTGGGAAAAGCTCTCAGCGGTTCCTGAGGCCGAGCAATGTGGCTGGCTAAAAGATAATTTTGGTATATCCTGGCAGATTGTGCCAAGTGAGATGGACGTTATGATGAGCAAGGGCACACCTGAGCAACTTGCGCGTGTTACGAAAGCATTTCTTAAAATGAAGAAGTTTGATCTTGTGGAATTACAGAAAGCATACAAGGGAGAATGA
- the sirA gene encoding sporulation inhibitor of replication protein SirA, whose protein sequence is MRKYQLYLIEDEFAAHYFGRERLFFQLFREHQTAAGELKFITQKQISYITKRVEVLKIHQLIQKQLGKIKGFRADHGAYTISLSGKLSTAKLEVFQDVITVEAEGSYEAETAFFEVLRKCESSFLALDLEHERYGWLKPIKERKYI, encoded by the coding sequence GTGAGAAAATATCAGCTATATTTAATAGAAGATGAATTTGCCGCCCATTACTTCGGAAGAGAGCGATTATTTTTTCAGCTTTTTCGGGAACATCAAACAGCTGCCGGCGAGCTTAAATTTATAACACAAAAACAAATTTCTTATATAACGAAAAGGGTAGAGGTTTTAAAAATCCATCAGTTAATTCAAAAACAGCTTGGGAAAATTAAGGGATTCAGAGCGGATCATGGTGCATATACGATTAGTTTAAGCGGAAAGCTAAGTACGGCTAAGTTAGAGGTATTCCAAGACGTAATTACAGTAGAGGCAGAGGGCAGCTATGAAGCAGAGACGGCTTTTTTTGAAGTCCTTCGAAAATGCGAATCTTCCTTTTTAGCACTGGACCTTGAACACGAGCGCTATGGCTGGTTAAAACCGATTAAAGAAAGAAAATATATCTAA
- a CDS encoding DNA replication protein DnaD — translation MAKYRMVRTDFWNNPIVSEEMTPEDKYFYLYLLTNPNTTQIGIYRITKKQMAFDLGYSIESVHSLMERFILRHKVIRYNPETRELAIKNWGKYNLHKGGKPVMDCIYSELKDVEDLSLIQYVSESIHKEEIRSLFESFGGQVEMLYCNDVSEEDENDTYVDIECKELDDTFKPRYTIRGQKEKEKQKEKEKQKEKQQQQALCPILVNNPKLENSVQNNQKDVKEIVEFWHNNSFGFTNVNAKQQLLSWLGGSSYLQPNRILMEELFQVDLNST, via the coding sequence ATGGCAAAATATAGAATGGTGCGTACTGATTTTTGGAATAATCCGATTGTTTCAGAAGAGATGACCCCGGAGGATAAGTATTTTTACCTCTATCTTCTTACCAATCCTAATACGACTCAAATTGGAATTTATCGAATTACGAAAAAACAAATGGCTTTTGATTTGGGTTATTCGATTGAGAGTGTTCATTCGTTAATGGAACGATTCATCCTGCGCCACAAGGTGATTCGTTATAATCCTGAAACGAGAGAACTCGCGATTAAAAATTGGGGGAAATATAACCTTCATAAAGGCGGGAAACCGGTTATGGATTGTATCTATTCTGAATTAAAAGATGTCGAGGATCTCTCGCTTATTCAATATGTTTCGGAATCTATTCATAAGGAGGAAATTCGCAGCCTATTTGAATCTTTTGGTGGACAAGTAGAGATGCTTTACTGCAATGATGTCAGTGAAGAAGATGAAAATGATACATATGTCGATATTGAATGCAAAGAGTTAGACGATACGTTCAAGCCTCGTTATACGATACGGGGACAAAAAGAAAAAGAAAAACAAAAAGAAAAAGAAAAACAAAAAGAAAAACAACAACAACAAGCTTTATGCCCCATTCTAGTGAACAATCCTAAACTCGAGAATTCAGTACAGAATAATCAAAAAGATGTGAAAGAAATTGTTGAATTTTGGCACAACAATAGTTTTGGTTTTACGAACGTAAATGCGAAACAGCAGCTGTTATCTTGGTTAGGTGGCTCTAGTTATTTACAGCCGAATCGAATCCTAATGGAAGAGCTATTCCAAGTGGATTTGAACTCAACATAG
- a CDS encoding arsinothricin resistance N-acetyltransferase ArsN1 family A translates to MEDIVIREIKEQDIKFVQEIYNQGIEDRIATLETETKDSSYMNDWFEKHNGRFKAIIAEHEGQVIGWASLNQYNSRSAYDGVADLSVYISREFRGKGIGKKILVNLESLAKENGFHKIVLFTFPFNRLGQGLYNKMGFREVGVFKNQGILDGKYVDVRAMEKLL, encoded by the coding sequence TTGGAGGATATAGTTATACGAGAAATAAAGGAACAGGACATAAAGTTCGTACAAGAAATTTACAATCAAGGAATTGAGGATCGCATTGCAACATTGGAGACGGAAACAAAAGATAGTTCTTACATGAATGATTGGTTTGAAAAGCATAACGGCCGTTTTAAGGCAATTATAGCGGAACATGAAGGTCAAGTGATTGGCTGGGCTTCCTTAAACCAATACAATAGTCGAAGTGCTTATGATGGAGTTGCCGACCTTTCTGTATATATTTCAAGGGAATTTAGGGGAAAGGGAATAGGGAAGAAGATTTTGGTTAATCTTGAATCCTTGGCCAAAGAAAATGGTTTTCATAAAATAGTGCTCTTTACGTTCCCTTTTAATCGGTTAGGACAGGGTTTATATAATAAAATGGGTTTTCGTGAAGTAGGTGTATTTAAAAATCAGGGCATTCTAGATGGTAAATATGTGGATGTGAGGGCAATGGAAAAATTATTATAA
- the tkt gene encoding transketolase: protein MFNTIDDLSVTSIRTLAIDAIEKANSGHPGMPMGAAPMTYALWTQIMNHNPKNPHWFNRDRFVLSAGHGSALLYSMLHLSGYNLSMDDLKQFRQWGSKTPGHPEYGHTEGVEATTGPLGQGIAMAVGMAMAERHVASVYNKDNYELVNHFTYSICGDGDLMEGVSAEAASLAGHLKLGRLVVLYDSNDISLDGDLNKSFSESVKERFQAYGWQYLRVEDGNNLEEITKALEEAKSDLDRPTMIEVRTVIGYGSPNRAGTSGVHGSPLGADELKLTKEAYKWTFEEDFHVPQEVYDNFQKLIVENGEKKEKEWNDLFAQYKNEYPALAAQLEQALSNELPEGWDKDVPVYPEGKSLASRASSGEVLNSIAQNLPTFIGGSADLAGSNKTMIKGSKDYMPGAYEGRNFWFGVREFAMGAAMNGIALHGGVKVFGGTFFVFSDYLRPAIRLASLMGLPVTYVFTHDSIAVGEDGPTHEPIEQLAALRAMPGLSIIRPADGNETAAAWKLAVESTNKPTALVLTRQDLPTLKGTDTSAYEGVSKGAYVVSPAEKETPDALLLATGSEVSLAVEAQNALAGEGIHVSVVSMPSWDRFEQQSQEYKNSVLPKNVKKRLGIEVGASFGWHKYTGDEGDVLAIDKFGASAPGEKIMEEYGFTVSNVVARVKALLQK from the coding sequence ATGTTTAATACTATTGATGATTTATCCGTTACTTCTATACGCACGCTCGCAATTGATGCAATTGAAAAGGCAAATTCGGGACATCCTGGGATGCCAATGGGTGCTGCACCAATGACTTATGCATTATGGACCCAGATTATGAACCATAACCCAAAGAATCCTCATTGGTTTAACCGTGATCGCTTTGTCTTATCAGCAGGACATGGTTCAGCGCTATTATATAGCATGCTTCATTTATCGGGTTACAATTTATCAATGGATGACCTGAAACAATTCCGTCAATGGGGAAGTAAAACTCCTGGTCACCCTGAGTATGGCCATACTGAAGGTGTAGAGGCTACAACAGGACCACTTGGTCAGGGTATTGCAATGGCAGTGGGAATGGCGATGGCAGAACGCCATGTCGCAAGCGTTTATAATAAAGACAATTATGAACTTGTGAACCATTTTACATACAGCATTTGCGGTGACGGAGACTTAATGGAAGGTGTATCTGCAGAAGCAGCTTCGCTTGCGGGACATTTAAAATTAGGCCGTCTTGTCGTCCTTTATGATTCAAATGATATCTCCCTTGATGGAGACTTAAATAAATCTTTCTCTGAAAGTGTGAAAGAACGTTTCCAAGCATATGGCTGGCAATATCTTCGTGTAGAAGATGGCAATAATCTTGAGGAAATCACAAAAGCACTAGAAGAAGCGAAAAGTGATTTAGATCGTCCTACGATGATTGAAGTTAGAACAGTAATCGGTTATGGCTCGCCAAATCGTGCCGGAACATCAGGTGTTCACGGTTCACCACTTGGTGCAGATGAGTTGAAATTGACAAAAGAAGCCTATAAATGGACATTCGAAGAAGATTTCCATGTTCCGCAGGAAGTATATGACAACTTCCAAAAGCTCATCGTTGAAAATGGTGAGAAGAAGGAAAAAGAATGGAATGATCTTTTCGCTCAATATAAAAATGAATACCCTGCACTTGCAGCACAGCTAGAGCAAGCGTTAAGTAATGAACTTCCTGAAGGCTGGGATAAAGATGTACCTGTATATCCTGAAGGAAAAAGCCTTGCAAGCCGTGCATCATCTGGTGAAGTATTAAATAGTATTGCGCAAAATCTTCCAACTTTTATCGGTGGATCGGCTGACCTTGCAGGTTCAAATAAAACCATGATTAAAGGTTCAAAAGACTATATGCCAGGTGCCTACGAAGGCCGTAACTTCTGGTTTGGTGTCCGTGAATTTGCAATGGGCGCAGCGATGAACGGAATTGCCCTTCATGGCGGAGTAAAAGTATTTGGCGGAACCTTCTTTGTATTCTCTGACTATCTGCGTCCTGCGATTCGCTTAGCTTCGTTAATGGGATTACCTGTTACGTATGTATTTACCCATGACAGTATTGCTGTTGGGGAAGATGGTCCAACACACGAACCAATCGAACAACTTGCAGCATTACGCGCTATGCCAGGATTATCTATTATTCGTCCTGCAGATGGCAACGAAACAGCAGCTGCTTGGAAGCTTGCAGTTGAGTCAACAAACAAGCCAACTGCACTCGTATTGACTCGTCAAGATTTACCGACATTAAAAGGAACCGATACAAGTGCATATGAAGGAGTTTCAAAAGGTGCATATGTTGTTTCTCCAGCAGAAAAAGAAACTCCAGATGCATTGCTTCTAGCGACTGGCTCAGAAGTGAGTCTTGCTGTTGAAGCCCAAAATGCCCTTGCTGGCGAAGGGATTCACGTTTCCGTCGTGAGCATGCCTTCATGGGATCGCTTTGAACAGCAATCTCAAGAATATAAAAATTCTGTACTGCCTAAGAATGTTAAAAAACGTCTTGGAATTGAAGTCGGTGCATCATTCGGCTGGCACAAATATACCGGTGACGAAGGCGATGTATTGGCCATTGATAAATTCGGAGCCTCAGCACCTGGTGAAAAAATTATGGAAGAATACGGCTTTACTGTTAGCAATGTAGTTGCACGTGTCAAAGCCCTATTACAAAAATAA
- a CDS encoding DUF2621 domain-containing protein: MAQLQGWFLWFILFWVVFLIGAFSIGGFFMFRKFLKKMPKEDGKSVMDWEEHYVNESRHLWKDEEKALLEDLVSPVPELFRDVARHKIAGKIGELAIQENAPIITQELVIRGYIQATPKRDHKFLRKKLFQNQIDVAPYEHLF; encoded by the coding sequence ATGGCACAGCTGCAAGGTTGGTTTTTATGGTTTATCCTTTTTTGGGTTGTATTTTTAATCGGTGCGTTTTCCATCGGCGGATTTTTTATGTTCCGCAAGTTTTTGAAGAAAATGCCGAAGGAAGATGGCAAATCGGTCATGGATTGGGAAGAGCATTATGTCAATGAGTCGCGTCACCTGTGGAAGGACGAGGAAAAAGCTCTTCTTGAGGATTTGGTCAGCCCTGTTCCCGAGCTGTTCCGTGATGTTGCTCGGCATAAAATAGCAGGAAAAATTGGTGAATTGGCGATTCAAGAAAATGCCCCCATCATCACGCAAGAGCTGGTGATTCGTGGGTATATTCAGGCGACGCCGAAACGAGATCATAAATTTTTACGGAAGAAGCTGTTTCAAAATCAAATTGATGTTGCCCCATATGAGCACTTGTTCTAA
- a CDS encoding cytochrome c biogenesis CcdA family protein, with translation MSDVNIFLALGAGFLSFISPCCLPLYPAFLSYITGMSVGELKSENAMLQKRSLLHTLFFLLGFSIIFIVIGFGTSFFIGRFFVEYKDLIRQLGGIFIVLFGLIIVGVLNPQFLMKDRRVEFKNRPSGYIGSILIGMAFAAGWTPCTGPILSAVILLAASNPGSGVLYMTAYSLGFAIPFLILSFFVGRMKWIKTHSGKIMKFGGYLMIIMGIVLFFDWMTKIITIFSGLFGGFTGF, from the coding sequence ATGTCTGATGTAAATATATTTTTGGCATTAGGGGCAGGATTTTTAAGCTTTATTTCGCCATGCTGCCTGCCGCTGTATCCTGCGTTTCTATCCTATATTACCGGGATGTCTGTCGGCGAATTAAAAAGTGAAAATGCGATGCTACAGAAGCGCAGCCTGTTACATACGTTATTTTTCTTACTAGGATTTTCCATCATTTTTATCGTCATTGGATTTGGAACGTCCTTCTTTATCGGCCGCTTTTTTGTTGAATACAAGGATTTAATCCGTCAGCTCGGCGGGATCTTCATTGTTTTATTCGGATTAATCATTGTGGGCGTCCTAAATCCGCAGTTTTTGATGAAGGACCGTCGTGTCGAATTTAAAAATCGGCCATCCGGATATATTGGTTCCATTTTAATCGGCATGGCCTTTGCAGCAGGCTGGACACCTTGTACAGGGCCCATTCTGTCAGCAGTCATTCTGCTCGCGGCGTCAAACCCAGGCTCAGGTGTTTTATACATGACTGCCTACTCATTGGGCTTTGCGATTCCATTTTTAATTTTATCGTTCTTTGTGGGCCGCATGAAATGGATCAAAACACACAGTGGCAAGATCATGAAATTCGGCGGCTATCTGATGATTATTATGGGGATTGTCCTGTTCTTTGACTGGATGACGAAAATCATTACGATCTTTTCCGGCCTTTTTGGCGGCTTTACAGGTTTCTAA